Proteins encoded within one genomic window of Psilocybe cubensis strain MGC-MH-2018 chromosome 2, whole genome shotgun sequence:
- a CDS encoding putative formate transporter, giving the protein MAYDTPSTMKPEEVAAFMVRAGVKKHQDRFAAVFLKAFMAGAMLSFGGLLSEVLQGGAGGLTSSNPGIVKVLGGFVFPVGLVMIVLQGQELLTSNMMVFPMALAKRAIPWWSLPVNWIIVFFGNLAGSLFFAAILVHYSGIVSVDPYATFIKTFAIHKAHDPQWHQIFLRGIGCNWLVSVAVWQAAGAKDTISKVFAIWIPIWIFVACGFDHVVANMFSVPLGIMFGAPLTVNQYIKKSLIASLIGNIIGALFVALPAVYSYLGDDQLAAAENGEMNDRSSASSHGAEKDRKE; this is encoded by the exons ATGGCGTATGATACACCATCTACAATGAAGCCAGAAGAGGTCGCTGCATTTATGGTGCGGGCTGGGGTTAAGAAACACCAAGATCGTTTTGCCGCTGTATTCCTCAAGGCC TTTATGGCTGGTGCGATGCTGTCATTTGGAGGATTACTCTCCGAAGTATTGCAGGGAGGAGCAGGGGGTCTTACCTCCTCTAATCCTGGCATAGTGAAAGTTCTTGGGGGATTTGTATTTCCTGTGGGTTTGGTGAT GATTGTTCTCCAAGGTCAAGAACTTCTGACTAGTAACATGATG GTCTTCCCTATGGCATTGGCTAAGCGCGCTATTCCGTGGTGGAGTTTGCCCGTTAACTGGATCATTG TATTTTTCGGTAATCTTGCAGGAAGCCTTTTCTTTGCCGCCATCCTTGTGCACT ACAGTGGAATCGTCTCTGTTGATCCATATGCGACGTTTATCAAAACCTTCGCGAT TCACAAAGCCCATGACCCACAGTGGCATCAAATATTCTTGCGAGGCATTGGATGCAACTGGCTCGTCTCGGTAGCTGTCTGG CAAGCCGCTGGCGCAAAAGATACGATTTCCAAG GTTTTCGCGATTTGGATCCCTATATGG ATTTTCGTGGCTTGCGGATTTGACCACG TTGTTGCtaacatgttttcagtaCCACTCGGAATCATGTTTGGAGCACCG CTTACGGTGAACCAATACATCAAAAA GTCTCTTATTGCCTCCCTCATTGGAAACATCATCGGTGCGCTCTTTGTAGCCCTTCCAGCAGTTTATTCCTACCTTGGGGATGACCAACTCGCCGCCGCGGAAAATGGAGAAATGAATGACCGCAGTTCAGCATCGAGCCACGGAGCGGAGAAAGATCGCAAAGAATAA
- a CDS encoding 37S ribosomal protein MRP17, mitochondrial: MPLYEMLCITSHIPTYKHIRELVGQAAMHIMNNGGVVRNINSWGTKTLPQRMKRHGSPQSAGDYWTLHFDSSPRTLRSLNGIMRSDPRVLRWTVLKLADRVEDLSIKGEKVILPHKPTVQDIID, encoded by the exons ATGCCTCTCTACGAGATGTTGTGCATCACCAGTCACATTCCAACCTAT AAACATATCCGTGAATTAGTTGGTCAAGCCGCTATGCATATCATGAACAACGGAGGTGTCGTTCGAAACATCAACTCTTGGGGCACCAAGACCTTGCCTCAAAGAATGAAGCGTCATGGATCACCTCAATCTGCTGGAGA CTACTGGACGCTTCACTTCGACTCTAGTCCCAGGACGCTGAGGTCTCTAAATGGAATCATGCGAAGTGATCCTCGTGTGCTGCGATGGACGGTGCTGAAACTTGCAGACAGAGTAGAGGATCTTTCTATCAAAGGGGAGAAGGTTATACTGCCACATAAACCTACCGTTCAAGACATTATTGATTAA
- a CDS encoding Haloacid dehalogenase-like hydrolase domain-containing protein 3 encodes MLRRPKKLVKLVTFDALHTIITPRLPIHEQYSRVFSPYVGDLDPTKIKQSFRVALKCVQKEHPFYNKGAQNWWQDVIRRTAIGAGADEKALDAHLAEITRKLMKRFSSDEGYKVFEDTLTTISRLREQTDIKTAIISNGDTRLRSVLESLNLTTLFDAIILSEEEGVEKPSPKIFERTLQMVNQNIVEHEGSIRPSQCLHVGDELVSDYQGASNVGWHALLLRRTGADGEQEHKEHGEDLKGIQTISSLGGVINWIQTGEV; translated from the exons ATGCTCAGGCGCCCAAAAAAATTAGTGAAGCTGGTTACTTTCGATGCCTTGCATACCATAATTACACCCCGACTGCCTATTCATGAACAATATTCGAGGGTGTTCTCCCCGTACGTTGGCGACCTCGATCCAACCAAAATCAAACAGTCATTCCGAGTTG CCTTGAAGTGTGTGCAGAAAGAGCATCCTTTCTATAACAAAGGAGCTCAAAATTGGTGGCAAGATGTCATTCGACGCACTGCGATTGGCGCAGGGGCCGACGAAAAAG CTCTCGACGCTCACTTGGCTGAAATCACGCGAAAACTGATGAAGCGCTTCAGCTCAGACGAAGGCTACAAGGTTTTTGAAGACACTCTTACAACCA TTTCGCGCCTCCGAGAGCAGACCGACATCAAAACAGCAATCATCAGCAACGGTGATACCAGACTTC GCAGCGTTCTAGAGAGTTTAAACTTGACAACTTTGTTCGATGCAATTATTCTgagtgaagaagaaggggtTGAAAAGCCCTCTCCCAAGATTTTTGAGAGGACGTTGCAAATGGTCAATCAAAACATAGTGGAACATGAAGGTAGCATCAGACCAAGCCAGTGCTTGCATGTCGGAGACGAACTTGTATC TGATTACCAAGGAGCATCAAACGTAGGTTGGCACGCACTGCTGTTGCGTAGAACTGGAGCAGATGGAGAGCAAGAACACAAGGAACATGGAGAGGACCTCAAGGGAATCCAGACAATCAGTTCTTTAGGTGGAGTTATTAACTGGATACAAACAGGGGAGGTATGA
- a CDS encoding Esterase, which yields MSLPRMVGPLTKLPNHLAITPGVDVNGVWVAAANHLVTGDLKTFSTIANVSSVRLPGYWIHKNGTSIKVASPPLPGEKVIYQLHGGAYVRLSAHPTDPTANISKGYVKHIDSVNRVFSIEYRLASSKPYTVAFPFPTQLLDALAGYNYLVNVVGFSPENIILSGDSAGGNLAYALTRYLTEYQNSTDVKLPAAPSALILLSPWLDLGTTTQSIPNGSATRFVSSDYIAPESGADYAKISFCGPHGLGAAEINPYISPASLHPNLVVDFKKFPRTFIVAGGAEVLYDSINIFKDRMIKDLGEGNGVEPGEGKVRYFEAPDGVHDYLVFSWHEPERTDTLNEINRWVAASQ from the exons ATGAGTCTTCCTAGAAT GGTTGGACCTCTGACCAAACTCCCGAATCATTTGGCCATCACTCCAGGTGTTGATGTTAACGGCGTTTGGGTTGCTGCTGCCAACCATCTTGTCACAGGGGACCTCAAAACCTTCTCCACAATCGCAAATGTGTCGTCAGTCCGTCTGCCAGGATACTGGATACACAAGAACGGGACCTCCATTAAGGttgcctctcctcctttgCCTGGAGAGAAGGTTATATACCAACTCCATGGAGGAGCATACGTTCGCCTTTCAGCGCACCCAACAGATCCTACCGCAAATATTTCCAAAGGCTATGTTAAACATATCGACTCTGTGAATCGTGTCTTTTCCATCGAATACCGCCTGGCATCCTCTAAACCCTATACCGTTGCGTTTCCCTTCCCAACGCAACTCTTGGATGCTCTTGCTGGATACAACTATCTTGTAAACGTTGTCGGATTCTCCCCTGAGAACATCATTCTCTCTGGTGACTCAGCTGGTGGCAACCTCGCATACGCTCTCACCCGATACCTCACAGAATATCAAAATTCCACCGATGTAAAACTTCCTGCTGCACCCAGTGCCCTTATTCTCCTCTCTCCCTGGTTGGATCTCGGAACAACTACCCAATCAATCCCAAATGGATCGGCAACAAGATTTGTCTCCTCGGATTACATTGCACCTGAAAGTGGGGCAGACTATGCCAAAATCTCATTCTGCGGACCACATGGACTTGGGGCGGCGGAAATTAACCCCTACATATCTCCAGCATCTCTGCACCCTAATCTAGTCGTCGACTTCAAGAAATTCCCGCGAACATTCATCGTTGCTGGAGGCGCAGAAGTCCTTTATGACTCCATAAATATTTTCAAGGACCGTATGATCAAGGACCTCGGCGAAGGAAACGGTGTTGAGCCAGGAGAAGGGAAAGTTCGGTACTTCGAGGCCCCTGACGGCGTTCACGACTACCTTGTATTCTCATGGCATGAACCTGAACGCACCGATACCCTAAACGAGATCAATAGATGGGTTGCGGCATCGCAATGA
- a CDS encoding Meiosis protein mei2 — MSDTPKLRSSIDRPDLRKISNPSPVHSKIQHSPSLPNIFFPSYSHTGLDAKGMSAIAQSFRCRPSAPPSPRMDSADDSVDKTVRPRHVKRRTERDQPHSLLTPPLTPSSSIRTTTSDSTSYDARQVLCSDDTHYDEEIFDLDEESTRVLLLGNVNRHLFAEDLKLAIVDIIHSAIAEKKVGEDVIKERAAHPFPPDEFLKGINERHLASKGIIPVVFFDVRMAKLAKELLTVTDCDRLSQCIDKVVDKNGHRLGLSGRFVTLEELTESMGYSTFLDSVDGQFTLVVQKDKVDVAFHENTTQALEKDLTAESSASANLREGINVRTIQNVLKSIGSVRSFKFIRQHEDKDGHISFFYTVEYHDSRVASIACKELSNQTVLGMKFSTLRKNSSPNPDQQSNSNTLLRTTPFSNTPSAGESFGDLNFGSAGSKSNIRQRFNFPPANGNLSKEREVQDIIYQNPNPVPGRESSSPQYFYNTQFVNTTSHPAYIPESFAGHPSSLTACYDGACWYCPSTRPVVNNQSYHPYVVPPTPSPVYYPSIAASPIPTVINSPMSPPPPFFPYEYMDPQIQAMPSVSPWVVDPAIPGVAPGPAAFMPLVAMHGLSPVPYYMQDEAYLPTPRQYHPATRRGHSSDVSLRQQHLSNVIERDIEPPVSPPPFAHISESTPEPERTESQFSRSLVSHESMSSTGANPVSGQTDKHQLNLAKIAEGGDTRTTVMIKNIPNKMSDVDLTSYIAKVCPRRIDFLYLRMDFKNKCNMGYAFVNFISVEDLLHFANERLGQKWNMFSSEKVLQMSYATYQGKEALIEKFKNSGIMDEREAWRPRIFYSSGKDQGLPEPFPAPTHIGRKERSSFNRRTLFPPGANSHTHQMGLLHNTPRRYMEDTRTLQHRSGMDRNSSHLREGRTTESGGPRHEDRVDKSATSKITPFRRGG, encoded by the exons ATGTCTGACACCCCAAAACTACGATCAAGCATAGATCGCCCAGACCTACGCAAAATCAGTAATCCTTCGCCAGTGCATTCCAAGATACAGCAttctccttcccttcccaaTATTTT TTTTCCATCTTATTCTCATACTGGACTTGACGCGAAAGGAATGTCGGCAATAGCACAATCTTTTAGGTGTAGACCATCTGCTCCGCCCTCTCCTAGAATGGATTCTGCCGATGACTCTGTCGACAAGACTGTTCGTCCACGACACGTAAA ACGCCGTACTGAGCGCGACCAACCACACTCACTTTTAACACCTCCACTGACCCCGTCGTCAAGCATCCGAACGACCACCAGTGACTCCACCAGTTACGACGCAAGGCAGGTGCTGTGCTCTGACGACACTCATTACGACGAAGAAATATTTGATCTTGACGAAGAAAGCACGCGAGTCTTACTG CTCGGAAATGTGAACCGCCATCTTTTTGCTGAGGATTTGAAGTTAGCAATCGTCGATATAATTCATTCGGCCATCGCAGAGAAGAAAGTGGGCGAGGATGTTATTAAGGAAAGGGCAGCACATCCTTTTCCCCCAGATGAATTTTTGAAAGGCATCAACGAGCGTCATTTGGCATCGAAGGGTATCATCCCCGTCGTGTTTTTCGACGTTCGCATGGCAAAGTTGGCCAAAGAATTGCTCACCGTCACTGATTGTGATCGTTTGTCTCAATGTATTGACAAGGTGGTGGACAAGAACGGTCACCGACTTGGGCTGTCGGGTAGGTTTGTTACGTTGGAAGAACTAACAGAG TCAATGGGTTACTCCACGTTCTTAGACTCCGTCGATGGACAATTTACTTTGGTAGTGCAAAAGGACAAAGTCGATGTCGCGTTCCATGAGAATACAACCCAAGCATTGGAAAAGGATCTTACTGCAGAATCCTCTGCCAGTGCCAATTTGCGCGAAGGCATTAATGTTCGCACTATCCAAAATGTTCTAAAATCTATTGGCTCTGTCCGTTCATTCAAATTTATCCGCCAACATGAAGACAAGGACGGT CATATCTCCTTCTTCTATACTGTAGAATATCACGATTCCAGAGTGGCATCGATTGCCTGTAAAGAATTGTCGAATCAAACTGTGCTCGGAATGAAATTTAGTACGCTCCGCAAAAACAGCTCTCCGAATCCTGACCAACAATCGAATTCAAATACTTTATTGCGCACCACACCATTCTCAAATACTCCGAGTGCGGGAGAATCATTCGGTGACTTGAACTTTGGATCAGCAGGTTCTAAGTCAAACATCCGTCAGCGCTTCAACTTTCCTCCTGCTAACGGAAACCTGTCCAAAGAACGCGAAGTCCAGGATATCATTTATCAAAACCCCAATCCCGTCCCTGGAAGAGAATCATCATCTCCACAATACTTCTATAACACACAATTTGTCAACACCACAAGCCATCCAGCTTACATTCCAGAATCATTTGCTGGACATCCGTCTTCGCTCACAGCGTGCTATGATGGAGCTTGTTGGTATTGTCCGTCAACCAGACCTGTCGTCAATAATCAAAGCTATCATCCATATGTTGTACCCCCAACGCCGTCTCCTGTTTACTATCCAAGCATTGCGGCGTCTCCTATCCCTACCGTGATTAATTCTCCAATGTCTCCTCCCccccctttctttccttacGAGTATATGGACCCTCAAATCCAAGCCATGCCCAGCGTTTCACCTTGGGTTGTTGATCCTGCAATACCAGGAGTGGCACCTGGACCTGCCGCCTTTATGCCTCTCGTCGCCATGCATGGGTTATCCCCTGTGCCGTATTACATGCAGGACGAAGCCTATTTACCTACACCTAGACAATATCACCCTGCTACTCGTCGTGGTCATTCTTCCGATGTTTCTCTCCGTCAACAGCACCTGTCAAATGTCATTGAACGTGATATTGAACCCCCAGTGTCGCCACCGCCATTTGCTCATATCTCTGAGTCGACGCCAGAACCCGAACGTACAGAAAGCCAATTCTCGCGCTCTCTAGTCAGTCATGAATCGATGTCTTCCACGGGCGCCAATCCAGTTTCGGGGCAAACGGATAAGCACCAGCTTAATCTTGCAAAAATAGCGGAGGGTGGGGACACCCGAACGACTGTTATGATCAAGAACATCCCGAACAAAATGAGCGACGTTGATCTTACTTCGTATATAGCCAAAGTCTGTCCAAGGAGGATCGATTTTCTCTATCTACGTATGGACTTCAAAAATA AATGTAATATGGGATATGCATTCGTAAATTTTATTTCCGTCGAAGATTTGCTTCATTTTGCAAATGAACGCCTTGGACAAAAGTG GAACATGTTCTCGAGCGAGAAAGTTCTCCAGATGAGCTATGCTACTTACCA GGGCAAAGAAGCTCTCATTGAAAAGTTTAAAAATTCGGGCATCATGGACGAGCGAGAAGCCTGGCGTCCAAGGATCTTCTATTCATCTGGAAAAGATCAAGGGTTACCTGAACCTTTCCCCGCTCCCACACATATTGGTAGGAAGGAGCGTAGTTCATTCAACCGCAGGACGCTCTTTCCACCAGGCGCCAATTCGCACACACATCAAATGGGTTTACTGCACAACACACCTCGGCGCTATATGGAAGATACTCGCACATTGCAACATCGCTCAGGAATGGATCGTAATTCCTCCCATCTTCGCGAGGGTCGAACAACGGAGTCAGGTGGGCCACGGCACGAAGATCGTGTAGACAAGTCCGCAACGTCTAAAATTACACCTTTCCGAAGAGGCGGTTAA